The following coding sequences lie in one Montipora foliosa isolate CH-2021 chromosome 11, ASM3666993v2, whole genome shotgun sequence genomic window:
- the LOC137976854 gene encoding uncharacterized protein, with the protein MDPCVIVHGGSRTISSEDEKETYRKAIQIAARKGYEVLLEGRSALDSVEAAVRYMEDNPIFNAGHGCALTEENTAELDAFIMDGKSLETGAVGCVEYVANPVSLARHVMEDTPHCLLVGEGALKFAKKIGFPVLENPLELATEESYERSKGENYLGNVGLLNSATGLDTVGAVALDLTGRLASATSTGGLPKKMLGRVGDSPLVGCGGYANNIAAASTTGHGESIMKTVLAWNVVRNIEDGLSPMESCAKSVNQMVSAVQGVGGVIALNRNGEFGRGFSTEHMVWACVRAGIVRFGVEHDEEQSVPFYDNNSETAWKQGRAEVTQRYSSPRVAMKAILRYRRKIFMESRTNLQPCIIVHGGAWAIPDALKERSIEGVKEAAKKGYECLKMGGSAVDAVEAAVRILEDDSTFDAGHGSVLTEELTVEVDAMIMDGSKSESGAVASATGIANPVSLARHVMQDSPHSLLVGNGATKFAKKIGFPILADPLELISEESRLQLKGIKNFNNAVHTSFNTNGRCTSADESNLGHDTVGAVAMDSLGHLACATSTGGISMKMTGRVGDSPLIGCGGFANKEGAVSTTGHGESIMKVLLAREVVYNMEAGHPPEEACKTALQSMFERVGGQGGVIAVDKHGQVGKSFTTKRMAWATVREGVLKFGIEPNEEIVDSS; encoded by the exons ATGGATCCTTGTGTAATCGTTCATGGTGGGTCAAGGACCATATCCAGTGAAGACGAAAAAGAAACCTACCGGAAAGCAATTCAGATCGCCGCTAGGAAAGGATATGAAGTTCTCTTGGAG GGTAGAAGTGCTTTGGATTCTGTGGAAGCAGCTGTGAGGTACATGGAAGACAACCCAATTTTTAATGCTGGCCATGGCTGTGCACTCACAGAGGAAAACACTGCAGAGCTTGATGCCTTTATCATGGACGGCAAAAGCTTAGAAACTG GTGCAGTGGGCTGTGTGGAGTACGTAGCCAATCCCGTGTCCTTAGCAAGACATGTCATGGAGGACACACCACACTGCTTGCTTGTTGGGGAAGGAGCGCTcaagtttgcaaagaaaataggATTTCCTGTGCTTGAAAACCCACTAGAGCTTGCTACTGAAGAATCATATGAACGTTCTAAGGGAGAGAATTACTTGGGAAATGTTGggcttttgaatagtgctacaGGACTGGATACTGTAGGAGCAGTGGCGTTGGATTTAACTGGAAGGCTTGCAAGTGCAACGTCTACAG GTGGTCTTCCTAAAAAGATGCTTGGTAGAGTGGGTGATAGCCCATTGGTGGGTTGTGGAGGATATGCCAACAACATTGCTGCGGCTTCCACAACAGGACACGGAGAGTCAATCATGAAAACAGTCCTGGCTTGGAATGTGGTTCGCAACATTGAAGATGGCTTAAGTCCAATGGAGTCTTGTGCAaagtctgtcaatcaaatggttTCAGCTGTTCAGGGTGTCGGGGGAGTGATTGCACTGAATAGGAATGGAGAGTTTGGGCGAGGTTTTTCAACAGAACATATGGTTTGGGCATGTGTCAGAGCTGGAATCGTGAGATTTGGAGTAGAACATGATGAAGAACAATCAGTTCCTTTTTA CGATAACAATTCTGAAACTGCATGGAAGCAAGGCCGGGCCGAAGTCACGCAACGCTACTCGTCGCCACGTGTTGCGATGAAGGCTATACTTCGAT ATAGACGTAAGATTTTTATGGAGTCCCGTACAAATCTTCAACCGTGCATCATTGTTCATGGTGGGGCTTGGGCAATACCGGACGCGTTGAAAGAGCGATCGATAGAAGGAGTCAAGGAAGCTGCCAAGAAAGGTTACGAGTGCTTAAAAATG GGTGGCTCTGCTGTAGATGCAGTGGAAGCGGCTGTACGTATCCTAGAAGATGACTCAACTTTTGATGCTGGACATGGCTCGGTTCTTACTGAAGAATTGACAGTTGAAGTTGATGCAATGATCATGGATGGAAGTAAATCAGAATCAG GTGCAGTAGCATCAGCTACTGGTATTGCTAATCCAGTGTCCCTAGCACGTCATGTTATGCAAGACAGTCCCCACTCTCTACTTGTTGGAAACGGTGCCACAAAATTTGCCAAGAAAATAGGTTTTCCAATTTTGGCTGATCCTCTTGAGCTCATAAGTGAAGAGTCACGCTTACAACTGAAAGGTATCAAGAATTTTAATAACGCTGTACACACTAGTTTTAATACCAATGGAAGATGTACCTCGGCTGATGAAAGTAACCTGGGCCATGACACAGTTGGAGCAGTAGCTATGGATTCTTTAGGGCATCTGGCATGTGCCACATCGACAG GTGGAATTTCAATGAAGATGACCGGACGTGTTGGTGACAGTCCTCTCATTGGGTGCGGTGGCTTTGCAAACAAGGAAGGTGCAGTATCAACAACTGGACATGGTGAATCCATCATGAAAGTACTGCTGGCTAGGGAGGTAGTGTACAATATGGAGGCCGGTCACCCCCCTGAGGAGGCTTGCAAAACGGCACTGCAAAGCATGTTTGAGAGAGTAGGAGGTCAGGGGGGAGTGATTGCAGTTGATAAACACGGTCAAGTTGGGAAGAGTTTTACAACTAAGCGTATGGCTTGGGCAACTGTGAGAGAGGGTGTGCTTAAATTTGGTATTGAGCCAAATGAGGAAATTGTAGATTCAAGTTGA